The Orrella daihaiensis genome contains the following window.
TTGTAAAGGCTGGAGGTATCAGAAGTGCGAATGCTGACATGAGTAGCGATAAAGGGGGTGAAAAGCCCCCTCGCCGTAAGTCCAAGGTTTCCTGCGCAACGTTCATCGGCGCAGGGTGAGTCGGCCCCTAAGGCGAGGCAGAGATGCGTAGCTGATGGGAAGCTGGTTAATATTCCAAAGACCGTCGTATGGTGCGATGGGGGACGGATTGCTGAAGGTCATCAGGGTGTTGGAAGTCCCTGTTGCTGCACTATAGAAGGCGCTTAGGCAAATCCGGGCGCGTGATTCAAGGGTGTGGCTCGAGTGAACTTAGGTTCACGAAGTGATTGAAGTGGTTCCAGGAAAAGCCTCTAAGCTTCAGCCATACGAGACCGTACCGCAAACCGACACAGGTGGACGGGATGAATATTCCAAGGCGCTTGAGAGAACTCAGGAGAAGGAACTCGGCAAATTGATACCGTAACTTCGGGAGAAGGTATGCCCTGGTAGTGTGAAGAGCCTGCGCTTGGAGCATGAAGGGGCCGCAGAGAATCGGTGGCTGCGACTGTTTATTAAAAACACAGCACTCTGCCAAGACGAAAGTCGACGTATAGGGTGTGACGCCTGCCCGGTGCCGGAAGGTTAAGTGATGGGGTGCAAGCTCTTGATCGAAGCCCCGGTAAACGGCGGCCGTAACTATAACGGTCCTAAGGTAGCGAAATTCCTTGTCGGGTAAGTTCCGACCTGCACGAATGGCGTAACGATGGCCACACTGTCTCCTCCTGAGACTCAGCGAAGTTGAAGTGTTTGTGATGATGCAATCTACCCGCGGCTAGACGGAAAGACCCCATGAACCTTTACTGCAGCTTTGCATTGGATTGTGAACCGGCTTGTGTAGGATAGGTGGGAGGCGCAGAAGCGTGGTCGCCAGACTGCGTGGAGCCAACCTTGAAATACCACCCTGGTTTGTTTGCGATTCTAACCTTGGCCCGTGATCCGGGTTGGGGACAGTGCATGGTGGGCAGTTTGACTGGGGCGGTCTCCTCCCAAAGTGTAACGGAGGAGTTCGAAGGTACGCTAGGTACGGTCGGAAATCGTGCTGATAGTGCAATGGCATAAGCGTGCTTGACTGTGAGACTGACAAGTCGAACAGGTGCGAAAGCAGGACATAGTGATCCGGTGGTTCTGAATGGAAGGGCCATCGCTCAACGGATAAAAGGTACTCTGGGGATAACAGGCTGATACCGCCCAAGAGTTCATATCGACGGCGGTGTTTGGCACCTCGATGTCGGCTCATCTCATCCTGGGGCTGTAGCCGGTCCCAAGGGTATGGCTGTTCGCCATTTAAAGAGGTACGTGAGCTGGGTTTAAAACGTCGTGAGACAGTTTGGTCCCTATCTGCCGTGGGCGTTGGATACTTGACGGAGCCTGCTCCTAGTACGAGAGGACCGGAGTGGACGTACCGCTGGTGTATCGGTTGTCATGCCAATGGCATTGCCGAGTAGCTAAGTACGGAAGAGATAACCGCTGAAGGCATCTAAGCGGGAAACTCGTCTGAAGATTAGGTATCCCGGGGCCTAGAGCCCCCTGAAGGGTCGTTCAAGACCAGGACGTTGATAGGTCGGGTGTGTAAGCGCAGTAATGCGTTGAGCTAACCGATACTAATTGCCCGTGCGGCTTGATCCTATAACTGTGCAGGTTATAGCGTGATAAGTGTGCCGCTCAGTAACGTAGTACATGCAACACCGTGCAGTAAAACGCACAACCCAAATCAATCCAGCAAACACACACACGCTGTGCTTCGACCCCAATTGGCATGCCTGCGCACAACGCAGGTGTGCAACCAAGCTTACGCTTGACGACCATAGCAAGGTGGTCCCACGCCTTCCCATCCCGAACAGGACCGTGAAACGCCTTTGCGCCGATGATAGTGGATGTACATCTGTGAAAGTAGGTCATCGTCAAGCTCCTTACCCTCAAACCCCCGCCCTCAAAGCGGGGGTTTGTCTTTGGCACCGACGGTTTGCCTCATCCATACTGACTCATTTCAGCAACAATCTGGCCTGCCAGTACCGTAGCAATCGGCGCAGCGTCTCTTTACAGCTGTTCTGCCACTGTCACGGACGCTAAACTAAAGCCCTATGCGCGGGCAGGACATCACCGATCTCATTTTGCTAGCTGCCATTTGGGGCAGCTCGTTTCTGTTTATTAGTCTGGCTGTCGAAGATTTTGGTCCTTTTGCTTTGATGGCCATGCGCACCGGTATCGGCCTTTTGGTCTTACTGCCTCTGTTGTTCTGGCGGCACGCCTTGCCAGATTTGGTTCGTCACTGGAAACCGATCTTCACGGTAGGCATTATCAATGCCGCCTTACCATTTACTTTGCTCGCATATGCCGCATTTGTGATTCCGGCCGGCGTATTGTCGATTCTTAACGCTGCCACACCCTTGTGGGGCGCCGTTTTTGCGGGACTCTGGCTAAAGGATATTCTGCCTAAGTGGCGAATTGCTGGTCTTGTGATCGGATTTTGCGGAATGATCTTGCTGGTTTGGGATGAGCTCGAGGTGGATCAGTTGATAGGGACTGGACTTGGTCTGGCTGCCGCGGTGGCTGCACCTATGTTCTATGGGCTGTCATCGACATTTACCAATCGGTATTTAATGGGCGTGAGGTCCATCGCAGTGGCCACAGGTGCTTTGCTATCTGCGACGCTGGTGCTGTGGCCTTTAGCGGTTTTGATGTGGCCTGAGGGAGAGATCAGTCAGCGGTCTTGGGGCGCTTTATTGATGCTCTCCATCCTTTGCACCGGTGTGACCTATATTATTTTTTATCGTCTGGTTATGAATGCTGGACCTGCAAAAGCGAGTACGGTGACTTTGTTAATTCCCGTGTTTGGGGTTCTCTGGGGTTGGATGTGGTTGGAGGAAGAGGTCACGGGCGTGATTTTGCTGGCCACTGGAGTTATTTTGCTTGGTACGGCGTTAGCCACTGGAATCGTTGGTAGCCCGCATTTGAAGCAGTTACGAACAAAATTGATCCGCAAGTCTAAGGTCCGCTAAACGTACAATCCTGCTCGTTTCAGCAACTGTGCAGTTTCAAAAAGCGGCAAACCCACCACAGCGGAGTAGCTGCCCTCGATGTTCTTGACATAAGCGGCAGCTATGCCTTGAATGCCGTATGCGCCTGCTTTGCCGAATGGTTCACCTGAAGCGACGTAGTGATCAATCTCGGGTTCTGTCAAAGTGTCCATTTCAACACGGGCATGTGCTAGGGCTTCATGCAGCTGGCCGTCATGTGACAGAACTACCGCTGTGTAGACATCATGAGTTTTTCCGGCAAGTTCGGTCAATATGCGTTTGGCATCCATTTCGTCTAACGGCTTGCCCAGAATGGTTTGTCCCATGGCAACCGTGGTATCTGCTGCAAGCATTGGGGGCAGGGGCTGGCTTGGATGTTGCTCGCGCCAGTAATGTTGTGTGCGGATTAGTTTGTCGCGGGCAGTGCGGGTGACGTAATCAGTCACACGCTCGCCACTGAGTCTAGGCTCGTCTTCCCCGTCTGCTGGCACAACGAGTTGCTCGACAGGTACATGAATTTGTTCAAGCAACTGGAGCCTTCTCGGGCTAGCCGACGCTAGGATGAGTCGATCTGATTGGTTTGTCCACATGGCCTAGGTCCGATGGTATGGGTGTCCGGTGTCGATGGAATAAGCCCGGTATATCTGTTCGGCCAGGAATGCCTTGACTAAAGCATGTGGCAGCGTCATTGCCGATAGTTGTATCTTGAGGGGACAACTTGCCTTAAATTGGCTGTCGAGCCCATCTGCACCACCAATCACAAAAATTACGCCACCGTGATCGTTTTGCTGTGTCTTTAACAGTCTGAGAAATGCCTCGGTGGTAAGCGATTTGCCGTGCTCATCCAATGCAATGCGCACTCCCTGCGTTTGTTTAAGGGCTGTTTCAATTCGCTCTGCTTCAATCGCCATGTTCTGAGTCGCGGTTTTGCCGGCTTGGCGATCAGCGGGTTTGATGGTTTTAACGTCGAGTTGCCAATCGGGCGGTAATCGTTTGGCATAGGTGTCAAACGCTTGTTGTGCCCAGTCAGGTGGGCGCTGGCTGACCGCAACAATGGTGAGCTTCATGCGCCTTTGAGGGAAGCAGCCTTCTTGGACGTTTTTTTAACGGCAGTTTTAGTGGTTTTTTTAGCAGGTGCTTTGGTCACAGTTTGAGAGAGTGTTTTGACGGCGCGCTTTGAGGGTGGAGGTCCACCGATTTTCATGCGCACAGGTTTGCCACCCCAAATTTCCTCGAGGTTGTAATACTGTCGGATAGCAGGTTGCATGATGTGTACGACCACATCACCTAGGTCGACTAGCACCCATTCGCCAGTTTCCTCGCCCTCAGTGGCAATCACGGGGATACCAAGCTC
Protein-coding sequences here:
- a CDS encoding DMT family transporter; the protein is MRGQDITDLILLAAIWGSSFLFISLAVEDFGPFALMAMRTGIGLLVLLPLLFWRHALPDLVRHWKPIFTVGIINAALPFTLLAYAAFVIPAGVLSILNAATPLWGAVFAGLWLKDILPKWRIAGLVIGFCGMILLVWDELEVDQLIGTGLGLAAAVAAPMFYGLSSTFTNRYLMGVRSIAVATGALLSATLVLWPLAVLMWPEGEISQRSWGALLMLSILCTGVTYIIFYRLVMNAGPAKASTVTLLIPVFGVLWGWMWLEEEVTGVILLATGVILLGTALATGIVGSPHLKQLRTKLIRKSKVR
- a CDS encoding Maf family protein, with product MWTNQSDRLILASASPRRLQLLEQIHVPVEQLVVPADGEDEPRLSGERVTDYVTRTARDKLIRTQHYWREQHPSQPLPPMLAADTTVAMGQTILGKPLDEMDAKRILTELAGKTHDVYTAVVLSHDGQLHEALAHARVEMDTLTEPEIDHYVASGEPFGKAGAYGIQGIAAAYVKNIEGSYSAVVGLPLFETAQLLKRAGLYV
- the rlmH gene encoding 23S rRNA (pseudouridine(1915)-N(3))-methyltransferase RlmH — encoded protein: MKLTIVAVSQRPPDWAQQAFDTYAKRLPPDWQLDVKTIKPADRQAGKTATQNMAIEAERIETALKQTQGVRIALDEHGKSLTTEAFLRLLKTQQNDHGGVIFVIGGADGLDSQFKASCPLKIQLSAMTLPHALVKAFLAEQIYRAYSIDTGHPYHRT
- the rsfS gene encoding ribosome silencing factor; translated protein: MDIKKQQRAVVDALEDIKAQDIQVFNTEELTSLFDRVVIATATSNRQTRALANSVEDKARELGIPVIATEGEETGEWVLVDLGDVVVHIMQPAIRQYYNLEEIWGGKPVRMKIGGPPPSKRAVKTLSQTVTKAPAKKTTKTAVKKTSKKAASLKGA